From the genome of Vicia villosa cultivar HV-30 ecotype Madison, WI linkage group LG2, Vvil1.0, whole genome shotgun sequence, one region includes:
- the LOC131653918 gene encoding casein kinase 1-like protein 2, which produces MEPRIGNKFRLGRKIGSGSFGEIYLGTNIQTNEEVAIKLENVKTKHPQLLYESKLYKVLQGGTGIPNVRWFGVEGEYNVLVMDLLGPSLEDLFSFCSRKLSLKTVLMLADQMINRVEYIHSKSFLHRDIKPDNFLMGLGRRANQVYAIDFGLAKKYRDTSTHQHIPYRENKNLTGTARYASMNTHLGIEQSRRDDLESLGYVLMYFLRGSLPWQGLKAGTKKQKYEKISEKKVSTSIESLCRGYPSEFASYFHYCRSLRFDDKPDYAYLKRLFRDLFIREGFQFDYVFDWTILKYQQSQIATPPSRAVGSGAGPSSGIPPAVVSAADRPTGGEESRHAGWSSSDPARRRNSGPIANDVNLSRQKAPVPSDSASKDAMLSSSNFFRPSGSTRRVGAVSNSRDAVVGSEIDPSLPLTRDGSPGSLLKTSGAQRNSPITSSELKGTSSSRNTSNIKNFESTLRGIESMNFNDEKVQY; this is translated from the exons ATGGAGCCTCGTATTGGGAACAAATTTCGTCTTGGACGCAAGATTGGTAGCGGATCCTTCGGCGAGATCTATCTCG GTACAAATATTCAGACAAATGAAGAGGTTGCAATCAAGCTT GAAAATGTCAAAACCAAACATCCTCAATTGTTGTATGAATCAAAGTTGTATAAAGTACTTCAAGGAGGAA CTGGTATCCCAAATGTGAGATGGTTTGGTGTTGAAGGAGAGTACAATGTTCTTGTGATGGATTTACTAGGACCTAGTCTCGAGGATTTATTCAGTTTTTGTAGTCGCAAATTGTCCCTTAAAACCGTTCTCATGCTTGCTGATCAGATG ATAAATCGAGTTGAATATattcattccaaatcatttttacaTAGGGACATCAAGCCAGACAACTTCCTGATGGGTTTGGGGAGGCGTGCTAATCAA GTTTATGCCATTGACTTTGGTCTCGCTAAAAAATACAGAGACACCTCTACCCATCAGCATATTCCTTACAG AGAGAATAAAAATTTGACAGGAACTGCTAGATATGCTAGTATGAATACACATCTTGGAATTG AGCAAAGCCGTAGGGACGACTTAGAATCACTTGGATATGTTCTTATGTACTTTTTGAGAGGAAG TCTTCCATGGCAGGGATTGAAAGCAGGTACTAAGAAACAGAAGTATGAAAAAATCAGCGAGAAAAAAGTTTCGACTTCTATTGAG TCCTTGTGTCGTGGCTACCCCTCAGAATTTGCTTCGTACTTCCATTACTGTCGGTCGTTGCGGTTTGATGATAAACCAGATTATGCATATTTGAAAAGGCTTTTTCGTGACCTTTTCATTCGTGAAG GGTTCCAGTTTGATTATGTCTTTGATTGGACCATTTTGAAGTATCAGCAATCTCAAATTGCCACTCCTCCTTCACGTGCCGTT GGTTCTGGTGCTGGGCCAAGTTCTGGCATACCACCAGCTGTTGTGAGTGCTGCTGATAGACCAACgg GTGGGGAAGAGAGTAGACATGCTGGTTGGTCTTCATCAGATCCTGCTCGTAGAAGAAACTCTGGACCCATTGCAAATGATGTAAACTTATCTAGACAAAAAGCCCCGGTTCCAAGTGACTCTGCATCTAAAGATGCTATG TTGTCTAGTTCTAATTTCTTCCGACCAAGTGGATCTACAAGACGAGTAGGTGCTGTTTCCAACAGTCGTGATGCAGTTGTTGGCAGTGAAATTGATCCCTCTCTTCCTCTTACAAGGGATGGTAGTCCTGGATCACTCCTTAAAACCTCTGGTGCTCAAAGAAATTCACCTATCACATCATCGGAGCTCAAAGGAACATCTTCCAGCAGAAACACATCAAACATAAAGAATTTTGAGTCAACTCTCCGAGGTATTGAGAGCATGAATTTCAACGACGAGAAGGTACAGTATTAG